Proteins found in one Crassostrea angulata isolate pt1a10 chromosome 3, ASM2561291v2, whole genome shotgun sequence genomic segment:
- the LOC128177747 gene encoding protein phosphatase 1 regulatory subunit 36-like isoform X1 yields MSKTVGVAEHVSGILPVVPGKWIWKEETKSLDFVSANPMAERDRKKRTREGNKLKDRVASSVARGGFRDRGQSKRNATKSPHPPIKQTTEHSTVTLDDVKGVAYSTIFDGENLSETFEGIFHTDQFDNFLLHLLSYFHCFFDKLHQEHKINTTTYIEPSKSEKEAYEVACAKLKVAHRLLGQSYCLLVLGLGLENVHHMACGGSRVSSTLKDRSMFETLYSFCAYFVWIAFKKKEYENVRKEIGRLLRSDTFNPAIRVKNAPDEKDLKEKKDKENKEEKKLTPAEYRRLHPKRPAIKSIIHQRSPAIVAVLPSPKEEAHWLFKMRNALSPSELEKIGRGEEEEEEEVFEEDQIYLNKKTIKIGIIGEPLAMFNLQTLSPLGADNEDEENEEEGEKQTPVEDQSGETVPPDELKQRQRLLSNMFSMFEQRVSRQHTAISTATLDAEET; encoded by the exons tGCAAATCCAATGGCAGAAAGagacagaaaaaaaagaacaagagaaggaaataaattaaaagacaG aGTTGCTTCCAGTGTTGCAAGGGGCGGATTTAGAGACAGAGGTCAAAGTAAAAGAAATGCCACAAAATCTCCACATCCGCCAATTAAACAGACCACAGAACACTCTACCGTCACACTGGATGATGTGAAAGGAGTTGCTTACAGCACAATATTTGATGGAGAAAATCTGTCGGAAACTTTTGAGGGAATATTCCA CACGGACCAGTTTGATAATTTTCTTCTACATCTTCTGAGTTATTTCCATTGCTTCTTTGATAAACTCCACCAAGAGCACAAAATAAACACAACAACTTACAT agaGCCCAGTAAGTCAGAGAAGGAGGCCTATGAAGTGGCCTGTGCCAAGCTGAAGGTGGCACACAGACTGCTGGGACAGTCCTATTGTTTACTTGTGCTGGGTCTGGGGCTGGAAAATGTGCACCACATGGCTTGTGGAGG ATCAAGAGTCTCATCTACTCTGAAGGACAGAAGCATGTTTGAG ACCCTTTACTCCTTCTGTGCTTATTTCGTGTGGATtgcatttaaaaagaaagaatacGAAAATGTTAGAAAAGAAATAGGAAG GTTGCTAAGATCAGACACATTTAATCCTGCGATTCGGGTAAAAAATGCACCTGATG AGAAAGATCTGAAGGAAAAGAAAGACAAGGAAAACAAAGAGGAGAAGAAATTGACCCCAGCAGAATACCGGAGACTGCATCC AAAAAGACCagcaataaaatcaattataca TCAGAGGTCTCCAGCCATTGTAGCTGTGTTACCATCTCCTAAAGAGGAGGCCCATTGGCTGTTCAAGATGAGAAATGCTTTGTCACCAAG TGAGTTGGAGAAGATTGGCAGAGGAGAGGAAGAAGAAGAGGAGGAGGTGTTTGAAGAAGATCAAATTTACCTCAATAAAAAGACAATCAA GATCGGAATAATTGGTGAGCCACTAGCCATGTTCAACCTCCAAACACTGTCTCCTCTTGGAGCTGACAATGAAGATGAAGAAAATGAAGAGGAGGGAGAAAAACA GACCCCAGTAGAAGACCAGTCAGGGGAGACAGTACCTCCAG ATGAGCTGAAGCAACGACAGAGGTTGCTTAGCAACATGTTTTCAATGTTtg AGCAGAGAGTGAGTCGACAACACACAGCCATTTCCACAGCCACACTTGATGCGGAAGAGACATAG
- the LOC128177747 gene encoding protein phosphatase 1 regulatory subunit 36-like isoform X3 has product MSKTVGVAEHVSGILPVVPGKWIWKEETKSLDFVSANPMAERDRKKRTREGNKLKDRVASSVARGGFRDRGQSKRNATKSPHPPIKQTTEHSTVTLDDVKGVAYSTIFDGENLSETFEGIFHTDQFDNFLLHLLSYFHCFFDKLHQEHKINTTTYIEPSKSEKEAYEVACAKLKVAHRLLGQSYCLLVLGLGLENVHHMACGGSRVSSTLKDRSMFETLYSFCAYFVWIAFKKKEYENVRKEIGRLLRSDTFNPAIRVKNAPDEKDLKEKKDKENKEEKKLTPAEYRRLHPKRPAIKSIIHQRSPAIVAVLPSPKEEAHWLFKMRNALSPSELEKIGRGEEEEEEEVFEEDQIYLNKKTIKIGIIGEPLAMFNLQTLSPLGADNEDEENEEEGEKQTPVEDQSGETVPPEQRVSRQHTAISTATLDAEET; this is encoded by the exons tGCAAATCCAATGGCAGAAAGagacagaaaaaaaagaacaagagaaggaaataaattaaaagacaG aGTTGCTTCCAGTGTTGCAAGGGGCGGATTTAGAGACAGAGGTCAAAGTAAAAGAAATGCCACAAAATCTCCACATCCGCCAATTAAACAGACCACAGAACACTCTACCGTCACACTGGATGATGTGAAAGGAGTTGCTTACAGCACAATATTTGATGGAGAAAATCTGTCGGAAACTTTTGAGGGAATATTCCA CACGGACCAGTTTGATAATTTTCTTCTACATCTTCTGAGTTATTTCCATTGCTTCTTTGATAAACTCCACCAAGAGCACAAAATAAACACAACAACTTACAT agaGCCCAGTAAGTCAGAGAAGGAGGCCTATGAAGTGGCCTGTGCCAAGCTGAAGGTGGCACACAGACTGCTGGGACAGTCCTATTGTTTACTTGTGCTGGGTCTGGGGCTGGAAAATGTGCACCACATGGCTTGTGGAGG ATCAAGAGTCTCATCTACTCTGAAGGACAGAAGCATGTTTGAG ACCCTTTACTCCTTCTGTGCTTATTTCGTGTGGATtgcatttaaaaagaaagaatacGAAAATGTTAGAAAAGAAATAGGAAG GTTGCTAAGATCAGACACATTTAATCCTGCGATTCGGGTAAAAAATGCACCTGATG AGAAAGATCTGAAGGAAAAGAAAGACAAGGAAAACAAAGAGGAGAAGAAATTGACCCCAGCAGAATACCGGAGACTGCATCC AAAAAGACCagcaataaaatcaattataca TCAGAGGTCTCCAGCCATTGTAGCTGTGTTACCATCTCCTAAAGAGGAGGCCCATTGGCTGTTCAAGATGAGAAATGCTTTGTCACCAAG TGAGTTGGAGAAGATTGGCAGAGGAGAGGAAGAAGAAGAGGAGGAGGTGTTTGAAGAAGATCAAATTTACCTCAATAAAAAGACAATCAA GATCGGAATAATTGGTGAGCCACTAGCCATGTTCAACCTCCAAACACTGTCTCCTCTTGGAGCTGACAATGAAGATGAAGAAAATGAAGAGGAGGGAGAAAAACA GACCCCAGTAGAAGACCAGTCAGGGGAGACAGTACCTCCAG AGCAGAGAGTGAGTCGACAACACACAGCCATTTCCACAGCCACACTTGATGCGGAAGAGACATAG
- the LOC128177747 gene encoding protein phosphatase 1 regulatory subunit 36-like isoform X4, with translation MSKTVGVAEHVSGILPVVPGKWIWKEETKSLDFVSANPMAERDRKKRTREGNKLKDRVASSVARGGFRDRGQSKRNATKSPHPPIKQTTEHSTVTLDDVKGVAYSTIFDGENLSETFEGIFHTDQFDNFLLHLLSYFHCFFDKLHQEHKINTTTYIEPSKSEKEAYEVACAKLKVAHRLLGQSYCLLVLGLGLENVHHMACGGSRVSSTLKDRSMFETLYSFCAYFVWIAFKKKEYENVRKEIGRLLRSDTFNPAIRVKNAPDEKDLKEKKDKENKEEKKLTPAEYRRLHPKRPAIKSIIHQRSPAIVAVLPSPKEEAHWLFKMRNALSPSELEKIGRGEEEEEEEVFEEDQIYLNKKTIKIGIIGEPLAMFNLQTLSPLGADNEDEENEEEGEKQTPVEDQSGETVPPDDKEKKE, from the exons tGCAAATCCAATGGCAGAAAGagacagaaaaaaaagaacaagagaaggaaataaattaaaagacaG aGTTGCTTCCAGTGTTGCAAGGGGCGGATTTAGAGACAGAGGTCAAAGTAAAAGAAATGCCACAAAATCTCCACATCCGCCAATTAAACAGACCACAGAACACTCTACCGTCACACTGGATGATGTGAAAGGAGTTGCTTACAGCACAATATTTGATGGAGAAAATCTGTCGGAAACTTTTGAGGGAATATTCCA CACGGACCAGTTTGATAATTTTCTTCTACATCTTCTGAGTTATTTCCATTGCTTCTTTGATAAACTCCACCAAGAGCACAAAATAAACACAACAACTTACAT agaGCCCAGTAAGTCAGAGAAGGAGGCCTATGAAGTGGCCTGTGCCAAGCTGAAGGTGGCACACAGACTGCTGGGACAGTCCTATTGTTTACTTGTGCTGGGTCTGGGGCTGGAAAATGTGCACCACATGGCTTGTGGAGG ATCAAGAGTCTCATCTACTCTGAAGGACAGAAGCATGTTTGAG ACCCTTTACTCCTTCTGTGCTTATTTCGTGTGGATtgcatttaaaaagaaagaatacGAAAATGTTAGAAAAGAAATAGGAAG GTTGCTAAGATCAGACACATTTAATCCTGCGATTCGGGTAAAAAATGCACCTGATG AGAAAGATCTGAAGGAAAAGAAAGACAAGGAAAACAAAGAGGAGAAGAAATTGACCCCAGCAGAATACCGGAGACTGCATCC AAAAAGACCagcaataaaatcaattataca TCAGAGGTCTCCAGCCATTGTAGCTGTGTTACCATCTCCTAAAGAGGAGGCCCATTGGCTGTTCAAGATGAGAAATGCTTTGTCACCAAG TGAGTTGGAGAAGATTGGCAGAGGAGAGGAAGAAGAAGAGGAGGAGGTGTTTGAAGAAGATCAAATTTACCTCAATAAAAAGACAATCAA GATCGGAATAATTGGTGAGCCACTAGCCATGTTCAACCTCCAAACACTGTCTCCTCTTGGAGCTGACAATGAAGATGAAGAAAATGAAGAGGAGGGAGAAAAACA GACCCCAGTAGAAGACCAGTCAGGGGAGACAGTACCTCCAG ATGATAAGGAAAAGAAGGAATGA
- the LOC128177747 gene encoding protein phosphatase 1 regulatory subunit 36-like isoform X2, translating to MSKTVGVAEHVSGILPVVPGKWIWKEETKSLDFVSANPMAERDRKKRTREGNKLKDRVASSVARGGFRDRGQSKRNATKSPHPPIKQTTEHSTVTLDDVKGVAYSTIFDGENLSETFEGIFHTDQFDNFLLHLLSYFHCFFDKLHQEHKINTTTYIEPSKSEKEAYEVACAKLKVAHRLLGQSYCLLVLGLGLENVHHMACGGSRVSSTLKDRSMFETLYSFCAYFVWIAFKKKEYENVRKEIGRLLRSDTFNPAIRVKNAPDEKDLKEKKDKENKEEKKLTPAEYRRLHPKRPAIKSIIHQRSPAIVAVLPSPKEEAHWLFKMRNALSPSELEKIGRGEEEEEEEVFEEDQIYLNKKTIKIGIIGEPLAMFNLQTLSPLGADNEDEENEEEGEKQYTVFCVDRSEDPWYVNPNFPMELLSSAAIHVFDLILNHQHAKIICNFIIK from the exons tGCAAATCCAATGGCAGAAAGagacagaaaaaaaagaacaagagaaggaaataaattaaaagacaG aGTTGCTTCCAGTGTTGCAAGGGGCGGATTTAGAGACAGAGGTCAAAGTAAAAGAAATGCCACAAAATCTCCACATCCGCCAATTAAACAGACCACAGAACACTCTACCGTCACACTGGATGATGTGAAAGGAGTTGCTTACAGCACAATATTTGATGGAGAAAATCTGTCGGAAACTTTTGAGGGAATATTCCA CACGGACCAGTTTGATAATTTTCTTCTACATCTTCTGAGTTATTTCCATTGCTTCTTTGATAAACTCCACCAAGAGCACAAAATAAACACAACAACTTACAT agaGCCCAGTAAGTCAGAGAAGGAGGCCTATGAAGTGGCCTGTGCCAAGCTGAAGGTGGCACACAGACTGCTGGGACAGTCCTATTGTTTACTTGTGCTGGGTCTGGGGCTGGAAAATGTGCACCACATGGCTTGTGGAGG ATCAAGAGTCTCATCTACTCTGAAGGACAGAAGCATGTTTGAG ACCCTTTACTCCTTCTGTGCTTATTTCGTGTGGATtgcatttaaaaagaaagaatacGAAAATGTTAGAAAAGAAATAGGAAG GTTGCTAAGATCAGACACATTTAATCCTGCGATTCGGGTAAAAAATGCACCTGATG AGAAAGATCTGAAGGAAAAGAAAGACAAGGAAAACAAAGAGGAGAAGAAATTGACCCCAGCAGAATACCGGAGACTGCATCC AAAAAGACCagcaataaaatcaattataca TCAGAGGTCTCCAGCCATTGTAGCTGTGTTACCATCTCCTAAAGAGGAGGCCCATTGGCTGTTCAAGATGAGAAATGCTTTGTCACCAAG TGAGTTGGAGAAGATTGGCAGAGGAGAGGAAGAAGAAGAGGAGGAGGTGTTTGAAGAAGATCAAATTTACCTCAATAAAAAGACAATCAA GATCGGAATAATTGGTGAGCCACTAGCCATGTTCAACCTCCAAACACTGTCTCCTCTTGGAGCTGACAATGAAGATGAAGAAAATGAAGAGGAGGGAGAAAAACA GTATACAGTTTTTTGTGTGGACAGATCTGAAGATCCATGGTACGTAAACCCAAATTTCCCTATGGAGCTACTAAGTTCTGcagctatacatgtatttgacttaATTTTAAACCATCAACATGCAAAGATAATTTGTAACTTTATCatcaaatga